GGAGACTAGTTTTTTGGACAGGTTTTCTCAGTATCGCAAAGGGATGGCAAGAGGGTCAACTGTGTATTGGCCTCTTCCAAGGGAAAAGTTCAGCATTGAAGAGAGCCGCCACGATACGCCGAAACATCTGTCATGTGCTGCCTTTGCACGGGTGCTTGTCTAATGTTTCTCTGCAGGTGATGAGAAATAAGGAGTGAGTTGAGATGAAGTGGGAAAAACTTTCCCTTAAAGAGgggacaaaaaaaaaaagaaaccgCGCAGTCGCGGGAATGCATTTTGTACACAAATAACCGGAGGGCTCGTTAGCACTCTTTCAATTCTCTCATTCAAATTGATGGCACATACGTGTTTATTGCAGCAGGTCGCTGCAACGCCatgccatccaggacctgaccaCTGACCTCTAGCGATAAATCGTTCTGTATCCTCGACGTCGTAGGTACTTGACCTTGTCGCCACCAGAGGTGCTTTGGGATCGGCAGGGGATAGGAGCTGACTAGGTTCCCTCACGGAGAGAGTGGGCGCTGGACCCcgataccacgcactgaggtgcCTTCCGTCATTAGGTGAGCACATATCATGCGAACTACAGTAATGTGATCACTTCGCGTCGTGGCGGTTTCAACAACGCAAGCCAATTTCTGCATCAGTCTCGCTTTGAATAGAGTGTCAATGTGAGGACTATTCAGGGAAGATCAGTTTTTCTTTTCATAGTTGGCGTCTACTCGTCGTTCTTTCTGAGTCCGCGCTGGTGATGTCTGCTGTGTTGTAGTTTTCCGAGCCTAAAGACAAAGCACTCTTCAGGTTCCTCGCCTCATCAAAGTTTTCCTCCATTTTCTAACTTCTCtcccgcttttttttctatcGCCTTTATAATCTGAGTGCCTTTTCGCTGGACTTGGAACTGTAGCAGAAGGCACAAGAGTGCAGTGACAGTCATTTTACagagcacaaacacacattAAGAGCAGCAAAAACTGGGAACCCATGACAGTGACACGGGAGCAGTCATATATCTCTGTGTGCAAGGAACTAAATGACCCCCCTCTTCGCCAGCTTCAAGAGACTTTGAAGTATGGCGATGCAAGGCTTGATGTCAGCGGAATTTACTTACCACGGAAGCACTTTCGCTGCGTATTGCAATTTGTTGAGGAGCGCCCCGACATCGAAGAGCTAATCTTGGATGGTGCGAACATaggtgtggaggaggtgaagctACTGAAAGAGTCATTGCTGCGCTCTTGCGTGTCAAAGCTGAGTCTGCAACGGATAAAGCTAGACTCTGCAAGCGCGAATATTATTCGTCAACTCTGCATTGAAAATTCGAACTTAGTGTCTGTTGTACTGAGAGACACGTGCATCCCTTCTTATCTAGTCGATGAAATTATGCTGATTGTTGATTTGAATCGCTTGAACGCAGAATCGATGACCTCCACGTCTACTGCAGGGGCGCAACAGAACGCCTCGGCTGTGGGACGGTGGATGCTTTTCAGAGGAAAAAAAGACCGTGACTTTTGTGCGACTGTGAAGCTATCGTCTAGTGTGCAGAGTAAAGTTGTCGACAGTTTTGTTACATCATACGATTCTGTTTTTAGCGATATCTCTTTTCAGCAAGACGCTTTCAATCACCCTGTTGCAGGGACGGAAACAATTCGGTGGAGTAAATACTGTGCATTGCACTCCTTTCAGGAAGCTGGGCTGGGAAACTCCAAAGCTCCTTTCTCGCCATCGCCTTATTACAACAACCAGAATTTGTGCGCTGCTTTGAATATTCTCAGCATTTACGATGCCCTCTGCAAGTCGTTGGTTGTAAAACGATACCCTGATGCAGGACTGTACGTTTTTCGCCTTTTTGCTGGCGAATCACCCGTTGAGGTGTACGTTGACGATTTAGTTCCATGCGTTCACGTAGATGCGGCGTGCACCATTGTTGGTTTGAATTCGTGCAGTAGCCCGTTTTACGCCGCGGTTCTTGAGAAGGCTGTTGCAAAAGCAATTGGTGGTTATCGCTACATCCAAGAACTATCGTTACGTGACTGCATCGATCTCCTTACAGGTTGTACAAGTTTCGAAGTGAATTTATTGAGCCGATCATCGTTTTCTACCACTTTCGACACGCTGCGGGCCCTGAGCGAGTATGGACACAAACTGGTCGCGTGCGCCATCCCGCGTACCTCGATTGAGGAACAGACTTTTGAAGAGAGTGGGGTGTGCTGCGGCATTCCGTACGCCATTTTGAAAACGGATGCTTGCCAAAAAAATGGTGCTCACTATGCTTTTTTAATCCAGGTGGCTGCCCCATCGAGTGAAAGGGCCCTGAAGTACGCGTTTGAGTATGAGATGTACAAAACGGAAGAGGTGAACGGGAATCGTGTTTTGTGGATGACGTTTGAAGACTTTGCTGCTACGTTTGAGCGCATTTTTCTTCTGCTGTGGCCTTTCGACGACGCTGTATCGGATCATAAGACGACTGTGGAGTTTCAAGTAGCAAGCGAGTCTCTGTCTGCGGCTTCTCAATTCGCCAAGAACCCCAGTTTTTTGATTCAAAACAAAGGAAGGAACTCAAGCGCGGTTATGGTGTCGCTATCCGCTTCTTCCGCATCTGACGCCACAATTGGAGCCGAATGTCTTTTTTACAAGGCCGCTAATACTGAGAACGGAGCTTCCCTGCGTCGCTACAATGTATGCGAAGGCAACGCATTTTTTGGCTCAGAGGTGTTCGAAGGGAATGAGGGCTCTGTTTTTTTCAATCTGCTTCCCACAGAGCGCCTGCAGATGACTCTTTCTTCGCGTGTACCAAGCAGTTTTAGGATTCGAATATCTTCCGTAGAGAATGTCGACGCAATGCAGCTCCCAGACATTATGGCTTCGTCGACTTTTTCTTCAAAGTGGAATACACTCTTTAAGGCAAAGCGTTTTTCTGACGATATATTTCAGCTTAACAGGATTAGTGTTGGATGCACTCTCAGTCTTgtgcttgctctctctcaAAACACTGGCAGCAGCCCTCCTTTCCCGCTCGGAGTGCTTGGTTGGAAGGGTACTTCTATCGACGTTGTCGATGCAACCAAGCCACATTTTTCCACACAACAGGAAAGGAGCACTGTCTGCGTACATAGCTTCCTGCTTActctcgctgctggcgaaagcttctttctcctcccttACTGCTGCGGAAGCCGATGTCCCGATGATTATGATCTTACAGTTTTCTGTAAGGAGAGCTTTACGCAGAGCAGTGTGAAAACGGCCTCTGTGCTACGATGTACAAAGACCTGACGATGCTTTATCTTCATTTTACAAGCAAACCAATCAACCGTGAATAATAATGTAAAAAAGAAGAGCCTCAGAATCATATtcgccactgctgccctTGCAGCGGAATTCCACTCAGCCATGAGTAATgggcgtttttttttcccgaGTGCATTCATCCCAACGGGGGAATTCACGACCTCACTTTAAAAGTGTTTCGCGTTGCAAATAATGCATTGGCGATAGAGAGCTGGTGACTATGAAATAAACCCTGTGCTACTTCTCCAACCACactctcgttttttttttgcttctgAGTCGGGtctttattattattattcCCAACCCTTCATTTTTCTCTCGCCAGGTTTGAGGTGCTTCTCTCGATGAAACACCGTCTCGAGTGATTCTTCAATTCTCACTCCTTCCTTGCTCTCGGTAGCCAATGCCTCACAAGCGACACTTCGATCAAACCAGCCGACTGGGGTCATGGATTTCGCTAGGAGCAGATGCTCTTCTTCGCTTTTCAGAGCTGGAGAACTACTCCAACTCACTTCCATTCAAGTTCGATAATTCTTTGGTGGCGCACAGCGGATGCGGTGGGCTCGTTGCTCTTTTTTCGCCAAGGGCTTGTAATTTTTCAACAAACGAGAACTCTATCTTCCTCTTCCATCTCGCTGGAGCCCCTTTGCAGAAGCGCATACGTATTCCCTTGAAGGCGATTGAAAGCGTCGTCTACATGACATGGAACAAGGCAGCTGATCACCTGATAGTAGTTTCGAATACAGGTTTCGTCCACTTTTACAACTATTGCggtgcaacggcagcgacgtcTTTGCCGATGGAAATACCGGTTGTCTGTACATCGTGCGACAACGGGTTTGTTGCACTGATCGACACCGCAACTGAAGCGAAGCTTGTACTTGTGC
The window above is part of the Leishmania donovani BPK282A1 complete genome, chromosome 18 genome. Proteins encoded here:
- a CDS encoding calpain-like cysteine peptidase, putative, producing MTVTREQSYISVCKELNDPPLRQLQETLKYGDARLDVSGIYLPRKHFRCVLQFVEERPDIEELILDGANIGVEEVKLLKESLLRSCVSKLSLQRIKLDSASANIIRQLCIENSNLVSVVLRDTCIPSYLVDEIMLIVDLNRLNAESMTSTSTAGAQQNASAVGRWMLFRGKKDRDFCATVKLSSSVQSKVVDSFVTSYDSVFSDISFQQDAFNHPVAGTETIRWSKYCALHSFQEAGLGNSKAPFSPSPYYNNQNLCAALNILSIYDALCKSLVVKRYPDAGLYVFRLFAGESPVEVYVDDLVPCVHVDAACTIVGLNSCSSPFYAAVLEKAVAKAIGGYRYIQELSLRDCIDLLTGCTSFEVNLLSRSSFSTTFDTLRALSEYGHKLVACAIPRTSIEEQTFEESGVCCGIPYAILKTDACQKNGAHYAFLIQVAAPSSERALKYAFEYEMYKTEEVNGNRVLWMTFEDFAATFERIFLLLWPFDDAVSDHKTTVEFQVASESLSAASQFAKNPSFLIQNKGRNSSAVMVSLSASSASDATIGAECLFYKAANTENGASLRRYNVCEGNAFFGSEVFEGNEGSVFFNLLPTERLQMTLSSRVPSSFRIRISSVENVDAMQLPDIMASSTFSSKWNTLFKAKRFSDDIFQLNRISVGCTLSLVLALSQNTGSSPPFPLGVLGWKGTSIDVVDATKPHFSTQQERSTVCVHSFLLTLAAGESFFLLPYCCGSRCPDDYDLTVFCKESFTQSSVKTASVLRCTKT